The genomic window ATTTCTGCTGTAGCATCTAAAGTAAATTCAACAGAGTAACTCATTACCAGTTTAATCCTAGTTTTTTCGCTACTTCTTCGGCTGAAATTCCTTTTTCTCCTTTTTCAGTACGTTTTAGAGAATTAAGAAGTTGTTCTTTTACTTCTGGTTTAATTTCTTTATTGTCGTCTGGATCAAACAGAATAGAATTGATAGTTTCTTCAACGGTTTCTTGAATTAACTGTTTAAGTTCGTCTACCGTGAGCTCTTTAACTTGCATAATTTAACACAAAAAGTCTTGATTAATTACTTCACATTTTAGCATAATCTTATGAATTGGATATAACTAAACTTATTTTATTAGCTCAATTAGCTAACTATTGTAACTTTTAAACCTAAGCTTTTTTAATTCCTTGTAATCATTTAATAATCAATCTAAAAATTTAAGAGTAAAATTAAAGAAGGATTAATGGGTTAGAACATAGAGAATGCAGTTTATCGATCGCGCAGAAATCGAAGTGGAAGGAGGAAAGGGAGGGGATGGTATTGTAGCCTTCCGACGGGAAAAATATGTACCAGCAGGAGGCCCAGCAGGGGGAAATGGTGGAAAAGGGGGATCAGTGGTCCTCAAAGCAGAAGAAAACCTACAAACTTTATTAGACTTCCGTTATGCACGCCGTTTCAAAGCAGATGACGGTAAACGAGGGGGTCCCAATAACTGCACCGGGGCGATGGGAAAAGATACCATTGTGGAGGTTCCCTGCGGTACAGTAGTCTATGACCTAGAAACCGAAGAAATCTTAGGAGATTTAGTCAAAAATGGTCAAACCCTTTGCGTTGCTCAAGGGGGAAAAGGAGGGTTAGGAAATAAACACTTTCTCAGTAACCAAAATAGGGCCCCAGAATACGCTTTACCAGGTTTAGAAGGGGAACACCGCAACCTCAGATTAGAATTGAAGTTATTAGCAGAAGTGGGGATTATTGGCTTACCGAATGCGGGAAAATCCACGTTAATCGCTTCATTATCCGCTGCCCGTCCTAAAATTGCTGATTATCCCTTTACGACTTTAGTGCCTAACCTGGGAGTGGTGCGAAAACCGACCGGGGACGGAACCGTATTTGCTGATATTCCTGGGTTGATCGCAGGGGCCCACGAAGGGATCGGGTTGGGCCATGAATTTTTACGACACATTGAGCGCACCCGTCTGCTCTTGCATCTGGTGGATGTCACGTCTGCTGATCCTATCGCTGACTATGAGGTGATCCAACAGGAATTAACTGCTTATGGACGAGGATTAAGCGATCGCCCTCAAATTATAGCTCTTAATAAAGTCGATGCTTGCGATCAAGATACCCTAGACTTAATTGCAGAAGAATTACAACAGTTAAGTCAATCTGAAATTTTTACTATTTCTGCTGTTACCAAAACAGGAGTTGAGGAACTATTACAAGCCATTTGGCATCGTTTAGACCAAGCAACCAGTAACCATCAAGATAGCTCTCTTCCTTTAGTTTAATGAGAAGAGAGCTATTTATGTAAGACTATATAAGACACACATCGCCCCATGAAGAGCTAATTATTGTGGAGTAAAAAATCGGCTAAAAAGGTTCCAGCTAAGATTAAAGAAAGTGAAATAAGTTCCATGGGGTTTCTCCTGCTCAAACTAAACGAAAGACATTTATTATTTTTGAAATCAGCTAGTGCGATCTCACTTATACACTTTATCTTAAGAAAATTCCTGGTTCCGCACTTCCCCCAGGTAGCTCACCCATTTGGGTTAATTGTTTTACGGAAAATTACTGACCCCTTCATCCTCAATTGTAACAAATTATTACTGTTTACTAATAATTGATAAGCTATTGCGAATTTAAACTGTCATTGATAAGATTTTCTCCCAACTCCCTGCTCAGTAATGACTGTCTAATGATTGTATCCTCTTCGGTGGCCAGCCAATTTTATAAGCTTGACCAACTATAACATCTCTAGGTAAAAGTCCCCAGATATGAGAATCAAAACTATCATTGCGATTATCTCCTAAGACCAAATAATGATCAGCCGGGATTATCATTGATTTCAATTGATATTGGGGTGATTCTCTAATATAGGGTTCTTGAATTGGCGTATCATTCAGATAAACTTGACCTTGTTTAATCTTCACTTTTTTACCTGGTGTAGCAATAATCCGTTTTATATAGTAATCTGATACGTCAGGATCAGCCTGTTTGATGTTTTCTGAGGGAGTAAAAACGATAATATCTCCTATTGTTGGTACATAATCAGGGAATTTTTGAACGAAAACAATATCATTAATTTGCAACGTAGGTTGCATCGATTTACTAGGAATGAGAAATTTATCAAAGCGTTTTTCCAACCATTGTGGATAATAATTAACCGTCACTCCGAGGGTAAAGATAACCCCTGTCATTATAAAGATTAATAACCATCTTCCACCTCTAGGTTTATGAGGAAAAATCAAATAAATATGATAGATACTTAAAGCGGTAATTAAAGGACTAACTAATAACAAATTAGAATAAAAATCATCAACCCCTATAATAATTAAGCCGCTGGTCAATAAGAGTAGGCCTAAGATTGGTTTTTGTAAATAAAGATGACCTAGTCCTGGTAAAATTCGGGTGATAAAAATAGCAAACCAAAGATTCTTATGTTTACGAGGTATTTTTTCTAGCTTGGGATCATTTCTCTTTTTGTAAACACTGAAATGAACTTCTATTAAACTAATAAAATAGAAAATAATTGTGATCCCTAAACAAATGAACCCCATGACAGTATTTCCCTTGGCACCAAAGATATGCCAAACTGTTAGCACGATCCAAAGAATTTGACCATTAAAAAATAGAAATCCTTGTAAATAATTGCCAGCATAAAATTGACCCAGTCCAGGAAAAAACATGGATAAATTAACAGCTAACCAAGGATCTTTACTGTAATTGTTATACACTAATTTGGAGAATCATTAGGTCATTTTTTTAGAGAAATATCGTAACTTGTTCTTTGAAATAATTACTGATCAGGTAAGTTTCTTGGGGGAATTTCTCGGCCTTGATAAAATTGTTTTTCTAATCGACTCAAAGCAAACCAGATAATTACCCCCAGAGGAACGGTCACACTTAATGATATCATGCCCCAAACCGAAGGATTATCGAAAGTTAATAATAAGATAAGGATTAATGACCAAATCACAGAAGTGGCGATCGCAACTCCTATTTTAATTCGTTGTAAGTTCTTTAAAGCAGTGCGACAACTACTACAATGTTTAGTATGGGAATGGTAGCGATCGAGTAAGGTTTCTGAAGATAAAGCAGGACTTAAGGACTGTTTTGGGAATAATTCTGCTTGATATTGATTAATCCAACTGTGTAATTGAAAGACAAATAAATCGGCTTTTGTGGGTAAATAAAAGGCTTTGGAAACGTTAGGACTTCCTCCTTTTTCTTCTAAATATCTTTCTTGATAATGTAAGAAAATTTGATCATCTTCTAACACCCCATTTTGTCCGATATGAGAATACCAACGAGGGGTTAAGTTGATGAAAAATTTAGGAATGGGTGAGGAAAACTTGAAGGGAAAACGAGCAAATAAACGACATTTTCCTTTACCAATAGGAGTTGCATAGACAACCGTTAATGTACGACCAAACTGTTTAGAAGTGAGATCATGATACATCATTCCAGGGGCAAAAAAGTAGGTCGTTTGTTTTCCTAAAGTACCTTTTCTCGGGCCTTCTTCCCACACTCCTTTAAATCCCCATTTTCCTGATTCAACGACCTCTAAATCGACGGGAGAAACATTTGATCGGTTGCCCACACTTTTATGATGGGTGTAAGGAATATGACTCGAATCTAACACATTTTCCATTAAGGTTAAAGCATCATAAGGGATGTCTCGGAAGGTATTAATACAAACCCATTCATCGGACTTTTCATCTAAAACATCCACTAAAGGAATGGGGGTTTTTGGTGCATTTTCTGTCTTCCCTGCATAGACAAATAATAGCCCTTGGGCTACTTTGGTAGGGTAGGTTTTAACGGATGCTCTAGGAGATTGTTCTGCTTTTCCTTCTGGCTTTTGTTGGGGGATCACTTCACAGTTTCCTTGTCCTGAAAATGCCCATCCATGATAAGGACATTCTAAACAACCTGACTCGTTAATTCTTCCTTGTGATAAAGGGGCTAAACGATGGGGACATTGATCATCAAAGACACACCATTGACTATTGTTTTCATCCCACCAAATAACAATATTTTTCTCTAATAAAGTAAATGATGTCGGTTTAGTTTTGTCTAAATCTTCGATATAATGAACAGGATACCAAACTTCTTGCCAGTCAAAATAGTTAGGATCATTTCCTCCTATAATAAAAGTATTGTCTTGAGAAGATACAGTGTTATAAATAGTCATGATAATAAACAGTAAAAAACAATCCTTATGTATATTAATAGTTAGGGAGTTATGAGAAATTTCTAGATAATAATTTCTATAACTATAACGTTTCTCATATTGACGAAATCAAGTATCTATTCACCAAAATTAGACCAATTTCTACTTGATGAGTCCATGAATTAACATATATTGTAACAAAATGTAAAAAGAATAAACAATTATGAGTATCCTAACCACACGAGACGCAGCTAAAACCGCTTTAAGAGACGCTTTGCAACAATACGATGGAGACGTTAAACACGAAGTAGTCAAAGCCAAAATTGAACAACTGTGTGAACTTAATCCCACTGTTGCACCGACCCACAGCGATCGCTTAGAATCAGCAGAGTGGATGTTAATTAGTGCGCCATCCTTTCCCCAAGGAGAAAAGCTACCCAATGGTCAATATGCTTACACGTTAGGACGCTTAGCCTTTAATCTGTTTAAACCGACGAACCTTAAGGTGGTGATTGACTGCGTAAAACAACCTATCCTTAAACTAGAAGAAGTAAACAAGTTCAGTCACGATATTGTTGTTGAATTTACCGTAATTGACTCTGATTTTCCTAAATTAAAAGGACTTATCTATAATTTAGGGATTTGTTATCCTGACACGGATAATACAGTACAAGTGGAGTTTACAGGAGGAAAGTTAAGTCCGCAACCGAATCAAGATTTAAACCTGTGGAAACAAGTTTTTAATCAAGAAAAATCAGACAATAAAGGATTAAAAGAAGCATTTACATCATTTATATTAAAAATAATATTTGGGTTAGTACCCCCCAACGCAATGAATAACCAAACCGGAGAGATCACTTTTGAGATGAAGCGATCGCCAAAAGGAAAATCGAGTATTCTTTATTTAGATGAGGAAATACGCATCAATAAAGGAGATAAAGGGACGGTTGTTGTTTTGCAACGATCCCTTTAAGCTTACATCAGAAACAAAAAATTTGTGTTAAGTTAGTCAGTGGATTGACTAAATCTGTGGTGTAAGGAATCATGACCAATATACCCCCCAACCCACCCCCAGAACCTTCTGAGGGAAGTACCTCTGTATTGCAAAAATTATATAATTTTATTAAGAAACCCTCCACTTTGATCACTGGTGGAATATTAGTCTCATTGGGGGTTGCTACTTATGGAGGGGTTAGTTATTTTGTTTATGAAAAGTTATCTCCGTTGCTGTCTCAACAGTTAAGCAAAGCATTAGAAAGAGAGGTAAGAGTTGGGGAAGTTGAAAGCTTTTCTCTTAATCATATTCGTATTGGAGAAACTTCCATTCCTACCACAGAAAATGATCCCGATAGACTCGATCTTAATGGTTTAAAAGTTAAATTTAATCCTTTACCTTTATTAATTGGACAGCCTTTAGATATTAATATTACTATTGACGATCCTAATTTATATGTTGAACAAAATCCATCTGGAAAATGGTTAGGTTTTCAAGAACGTGAACAAATTGAAGATATAGAATTAGATTTACCGATTGATATTGATGCTGATATTGAGTTAAATAATGCTAATATTGCTCTACTTCCTAACGGGTTTAAAGAATTAATTAAAGTAGATGCAGATGGAACAGCCGGTTATAGGTACCGATCCAATGAAGAACAAGAGATCAATTATGATTTAGATGTTTCTTTATTAAACAGTTCTATTGCTGTTCAAGGAGAAACGAATATAAAATCTTTTCAAACTCAGGCAGAATTGATGATATCTCAATTAGCCTTGCCTGAGTTAGCTGCTTTAATTCCTAATTTACCCGTCACCTTAAAAAGTGGTTTAGTTGAGAGTAATTTAAACATTAATGTACCCTCCTTAGAAGAAATCGAAGGAACAGAAGGAAACGGAAATTTTCAACTCTCTAATGTTCAAGCTGGACTAGAAGCATTAAAAGTTCCCATTAAGCTAGATCTAGCACTCGATTTTAATAATAAAACCGTACAATTTAACGAAACTCGCTTTAGTTTAGGGGAGTTTGTTACCGATATTAAAGGATCACTGAATTGGCAAGATGGCTATAATATTGATGTTGATATTAATCCTTTTTTACTAAAAAATGTATCTAATATTTTAAAAATAGAATTACCAGTCAGATTAGCCGGGGAAGTTGAAGGAAAAATAAAGGTAACAGGAGAGATTAAAAATCCCGTTATCGCAGGTACGATTAATAATAGCAAACCTTTATTAATTGAAAAAACAAGAATTGAAGATTTAAAAACAGTTTTTCAAGCAAACTTAAATCAAATTAATCTCAAAGAATTTCAAGTCAAACCCACCGCAGGGGGCAACATTACAGCAACAGGAAAAGTTGAATTAGGTATCTTAAAAGCCCTAGAAGAAAATAAAGAAATTAACTGGCAAAAAATGCCCATTGCTTTAGGATTTGAAGCAAACGTACCAGGAGATGAACTCGCCCAACCCTATTATCAATCACCGCAAAATGTTAGTATAGGAACCCTGACAGCACAAGGTAAAATAGGGGGAACATTAGGAGATCCAAAAGGAAAAATAGAATGGTCTGCCCCAGGTGTAATAAGAGTTTCAGGGGAAAATATATCAGGAAGAGGATCAATTCTTTTAGGAGGAAAAGATATCTTAATTCGGGATACCGTGTTAACCTCCGATGAAGGGAATCTTACCGTTAGAGGATTAGGAAATCTAGAAAAAAAAGAATGGCAAACCCAGATCGCAGCTAATCAATTTTCTCTTGATCTTTTTGTAGAATTAGCTTGTTCTTTCATTACTTGTCCCCAAGAAGTTTTAACTCAAGCCGTTACCCTTACTGATGGTAATATTAAGATTGCTGGAAAATTGGATGATTTTAGTCTAGAGAGTCTTCAAAGCCAAGGTAACTTACGTCTGCAAGTGGGACAAGGGGCGATCGCCCTGGAAACTGCTTTATCCCAAGGCAACATTACAGGAACGGCTACAGTTTCTAATTTACCCGTCGATCCCTACATTCCCAACCTTACCGTCCCCGTCCAACTTAATAGAAGTAATTTCAACCTCTCAGGTTCCCTAACCAATATCTTTCAAGAGGGGCAGTTAAATATTAATCGTCTTAATGTCAATGGTAACGCCCAGTTACTGGTTGATGGCAGTCCCATCAATGCCAACATAGAAGTCGGTAACGGTATTTTAACCACCATCGCAGAGGTGGGAACCATTAACCTCAACCCCATCATCCCTAATTTACCCGTACAATCGACGTTAGTTAGTAGCGATCTGGTTCTCACAGGAAACCTCAACTCTTTGCTTTCTTCTTTAGGCAATACCCCAGATATTAGTAGTTTTCGGGGCAATGCTGAGGCACAATTAACCGTAGAAGGAAGTCCCATCCAAGTCGTCGGTAACCTAGGCAGTGGTCAAGTTCGCGGTGTCGTCGACCTTTCTCGTCTATCTTTGGATAGGGTTGTGCCAAACTTACCTGTAAATGTGCAATTAGTGGATGGACAAGCAGTGGTATCAAGTAATGTGCAACCTCTTCTTTCTGCTACACCCGATCTTAGTACCGCCCAAGCTAGAGTTAACCTGCAACTTGCAACCGCTAATGGAACCATTAACACCCTAACCCGCTTACAAAACAATCAATGGACGAGTCAAATCACTGCATCTAACCTAAATCCTAACCTAATTCTCAGCCAAATCGCTCCACAAGTCCCCCAAACCGATATAGATGACTTAAATGCCCAAATTTCTCTTTCAGGGAGTCTAGCCAGCCTTTTTGAAGAAAATGCCATTTTACCCATCAACGCCAATAATATCAGCATTGAAGCTGACGGACAACGCTTAAACGCCAGGGGTAACCTTTTCATCACCAACCCCCTCACCAACCCGGATGCTAGGGCTAACCTATCTGTAGAAGCCACCTCTACCCTAGATGATTTACCCCTCATCCAACTCATTTCTGCTTTGCCGGTACGACGAGACTTTCTTCCCGAAGAACTACAACTGCAAGGAGTCGGAAGCTTTAACGGAACCCTGGTGGGACAAAACTTACTCACCGCCCCCACCGTCCCCGGTAATATTAGGCTGACAGGAGATGTCACCGTACGCAACCTTGTCTTTAACGACCGGGCCTTTGAACCCCTCTTAACTGGTCAACTGAATGCAACCCTCGGTGAAACCATTGCCCTGAACTTACGGGGTAACGAAGATGTTATCGCTGCCACCTTGCAACCCTGTACCCGTCAAGACTGTCCAGCCCCTTATTTACCTGTGGCCTTTGAACTGCGTCAACAAGCAGGAGATCAAGCCCCCATCGCTGTAACCGGTCGCTTAGAAGGGGAGGAATTAGTGGCCAGAATCGAACAATTTCCCCTCGATATCTTCAGAATTGCCCCAGGGGGAGACTTTGGTATTCCTGGCTTCTTGTCAGGGGAAGTACAAACCGAAATTGTGATTAACCCCTACACCCTAGAAGGAAGGGGGAGACTGGTGATCGATAGGCCAAGTATTGGTTTTGTCGAAGCCACTCAACTCACGGCTGATGTCATCTATCGAGATAATATTGCCAGATTACAAAACGCTACTTTGAAGTTAGGACAAAGCTTATATGCCGTACAAGGGTCCCTTAACTTGGAGTCTGGGGATCTCACCGGTCAATTAAACATTGATGAGGGTCGCTTGCAAGACCTATTTATTGCCCTGAAACTCTCCACTTGGAGTGGAAACCGAAACCGATATTAGTCAAAGAAAAGAGATTTTACGGAAATTTGGCTATAAATGTTAGCTATGTGCGATTTGTTAATATAGAAAATATGTACTAACCAATGGATAGGTTATCCAGAATCTTGAAAACTGGATAAGTGTTGGTTTCTTCTATAGTCGAAAAGTAGGGTCTGAAAATGATGATGAGTGAAAAAAAAATAACAGCTTAATCAGTTGATGCGATCGCCAGTCACCATCGCATAATCTGACCCATTCTATCAAATCTGGTTATCTTCATATTCGGAAAAAAAACTAAGAAGCCGTGATGGTAAAGCCAATTCTGCCTAAAATGGTTCTTATAGAGAGAGGCAAAATTATGTCGAAAAATAACAACAGTGGTTTATTTATGGCAGGTGTAGTAATTGGTAGTATGGTAGGAACCGTCACGGGATTATTATTAGCCCCCCGTTCCGGACGAGAAACCCGACATATTATCAAAAAATCTGCTGATGCTTTGCCAGAAATGGCCGAAGACTTATCCACCACAGTGCAATTACAAGCCGATCGCCTTTCAGACTCAGCACAAAAAAACTGGGCCGGAACCTTAAGCCGACTCAAAGAAGCGATCGCTGCTGGTATTGAAGCCACACAACTCGAAACACCTCCCTCGGACTCTCCCCGTGATATTACGGCCCAAACCAACTCTTCCAACAAGCATTAGGGAAAAACATGGTAAGCGATCCCTTATTTTGGCTTAGCTGTTCTCTGTTTCTAATGGCACTCAGTTTAACGGCAGTTTTAATCGTAGCGATCCCTGTTTTGCAAGAGGTAGCCAGGGCAGCCCGTAGTGCTGAAAAATTATTTGATACCTTGCATCGAGAATTTCCCCCGACATTACACTCAATTCGTCTCACAGGCTTAGAAATTACTGAGTTAACCGATGACATTGATAGCGGGGTGAAAAGTGCCTCAGATATTGTTAAACAAGTGGATAATAGTTTGAATGTTACCCAAACACAAATAAAAAAAGTGCAAACAGGAACTCGTCGCTTAGTGAAAGGGTTTCAGGTAGCTTGGAAAACTTGGAATCGGTCTTCTGTGAGAATCAGAGAAGAAGAGAAATCTTAATCTTTGTGTAAAAAAGTGTAAAGAAATATAAAATTGATTAATATTTATTTAAGTGTTGACAATCCGTTAAATAGCAAAATCCTATGCAACAACGTGGTTTAAAATCCTTTTTCACTTTCTTCCTAGGGTGTATTCTCAGCTTTGTCATGTTTGTTTTTTGCCCTTCTTCAGCTTTAGCGGTCAATAATCCTGAATTATTGCCGGATACAGCTACCCCTGTGGTAGATTTAGCCAATTTTCTTCCCGATATACAAGAAGAATCCTTAATTAAAGATATAGAAACCTTTGAATCAGATACAGGGTGGAGAATTCGCGTTTTAACCCAATACGATCGCTCTCCGGGTCGTGCAGTAATTAATTTTTGGGGTTTAGATGATAAAAGTATTCTCTTAGTGGCTGATTCACGAGGGGGCAATATTCTTTCCTTTAGTATTGGGGATGACGTTTATGAATTATTGCCGAGAACTTTCTGGATTGAATTACAGGCCCGTTTTGGTAATATGTATTATGTGCGAGAAAACGGCGAAAATACCTCTATTATGAATGCCCTGGATACAGTTAAAGGGTGTTTAGTCAAAGGGGGTTGTGGGGTTGTACCTGGTTTACCCAGAGAACAATGGATTCTCACTTTGATTACCTCTATTGTCGGTGGTTTAGTGTTTGGATTTGCAGGAACCCCTCGCAAACCGGATCAAGTCTTTGCTTGGCAATGGGTTCTCATTATTTCACCGTTATGGGGTATTCTCTTTATTGCTTTTGGTATCGGTCCAGTGGTTAGCAGAACCTCTGATTGGTTACCATTATTCCGTAATGTGATTGGCTTTGCCTTAGGGGTTTTAGTCGCTTATCTGTCTCCTTTCTTGAATCAACCTCCTGCCTCGAATCCTAATACTTAATCCTTATTATTTGTGCTAATTATGGAATGGCACGTTACTGATGCTCAGAGTTTAGCAATGATCGATAGAGAAATCGGCGAAACGGTTTTCTCTCCTGCTGAGTATGAAATTGTACGGCGAGTCATTTATCAAACCGCCGACTTTGACTATCTATCTCTATTGCGTTTTTCAGAACGGGCTTTGCAATCAGGGGCTGCTGCTTTAGCAGCCCGTAGTACCCTTGTTGTGGATGTACCGATGGTACAGGTGGGTATCGTGCCAAGTCTTCAGGATACTTTTGCTAATCCGGTTTATTGTAGTACCCAAACTATTACCCGTCCCCAAAAAACGAAAACTCAAACCGCTTGGGGAATGGAAACTTTAGCCAAACGCTATCCTGAAGCAATTTTTGTCGTTGGAGAATCCCAAACAGCCCTAACAGCGTTGGTGGAATTAGTTGAAGAACAAGACATTAAACCAGCCTTAGTCATTGGGACTCCGGCAGGATTTATTGGGGCAGATGTGGCCAAAGAACGGCTACATGATGCCCAAATTCCTCATATCACAGTTAATGGTCGTAAAGGGAGTGCGGTGGTTGCGGTGGCCATTGTTAATGGTTTATTAGATTTAGCTTGGCAAGCTTATGGTCAGTCTGAAAGTGGGGCTAGTTAAATGGTTGATATGAAATTTCTTTAAATACTACGCTTTATAGTAGGGTAAGCAGAGGAAGCAGTAGTTTCAAACCCCTATTATCTCGTAAAAAAAGACTCGACTCTGCCACCGAAGGAGCGCATAGCGTCCTCCGAATTCCTAACTCCGAACTCAGGTTGCCTAAGAATTGTCATCTTATTCAACTTTCTTGAGGTGTATCTTCAAAAACCCAAATATGAGATATATCTTTATAAATCCTCCAATAATTCCTAATACCATTCAATACTTTTCATGGTATTTTCTAGTTCCTCAATTAAACTATCCAAACTAGATTGTTTTTCATCAAAACACACAGGTGGAAAAGGATCAGATTGATAATAAATTAATTTAATTTGACCTTTATTGATAACAATCAGAGCCACTTCTTCTTGTTCGTTATAATTATCAAAAATACCTAGAATTTCTTGAATTTTTCCTTCAACATTTCGATTCAATTCTTCGAGAGACTGACGAGAACAGCGAATAAAGTGGGGTTCCGGTTGTAAATCAATGCCTAAAACGTCTTTTTTCTCTTCCCATTCATTTTTTAGTCCCCACGCCAATGCTGCTAAGGTCTTCTTATTTTCTGTTACAAAACGGTTTAACTGATATCGCCATTGGTTTTCCAAATTATCTGGAATCGATTCACCAAATTGCATTATTTATTACCTCAAAATTTTCTCAACTAAGACCGATGTAGGGGCTGAACGTTATGAAGCCCCTACCCTCTTATTAACGTTATTAACGACCAGGAATAGTATATTTCCAGTCCGTTGGTCCCGTATAACCAGTCTTTTCGGCTAAGGTTTCAGGAAGTTGCGCCCCGGATAATTTTTCTCCATCAATCTCCCAAGTGGGATAGGATTGAATCTCCGCAGCCTGACAAGCATCAGGTTGGGGATTTTTACCACTGGGATCACATTCAATGTAGGTAATTTCTTGAACCGCTTCTTGACCCAAAACTTGTTTTTGGTCGTAACAATGGGGACACCAAAAAGCCCCATACATTTTTGCTCCCACGGAGGTTAAATGTTTAGCGAGTTCAATTTCTGCTTGCCCTGACTCTGTGGTAACTTCCCAACCATAGGGGGGTTCAGGTCGTGTGGTAGCTGTTTCGATGAGAATCCGACCATCGGCGTTGGTAGGTTGATTAAGAGGGGCATAAATTCCTAGGGTTCCCACTAACGTAATCATAGCTACCACAATGGGAATAAAGAAAAGTTGACCCACTTCTTCCCAGTCTCGGCCAAAAATACTTAAACCCATTAAGCTCAAAGAAAACAAGGCCGAACCGATACAATAGTAACAAACCGATTGTAATTCGGTGGCTAGAATATACATCAGATAACCACTAAACACAGCCATGGCAGTTCCCCCGGCTAAGAGGAACAACCATGTCCATTCATCGAGTTGTTTTC from Crocosphaera subtropica ATCC 51142 includes these protein-coding regions:
- the obgE gene encoding GTPase ObgE, coding for MQFIDRAEIEVEGGKGGDGIVAFRREKYVPAGGPAGGNGGKGGSVVLKAEENLQTLLDFRYARRFKADDGKRGGPNNCTGAMGKDTIVEVPCGTVVYDLETEEILGDLVKNGQTLCVAQGGKGGLGNKHFLSNQNRAPEYALPGLEGEHRNLRLELKLLAEVGIIGLPNAGKSTLIASLSAARPKIADYPFTTLVPNLGVVRKPTGDGTVFADIPGLIAGAHEGIGLGHEFLRHIERTRLLLHLVDVTSADPIADYEVIQQELTAYGRGLSDRPQIIALNKVDACDQDTLDLIAEELQQLSQSEIFTISAVTKTGVEELLQAIWHRLDQATSNHQDSSLPLV
- the lepB gene encoding signal peptidase I, which translates into the protein MYNNYSKDPWLAVNLSMFFPGLGQFYAGNYLQGFLFFNGQILWIVLTVWHIFGAKGNTVMGFICLGITIIFYFISLIEVHFSVYKKRNDPKLEKIPRKHKNLWFAIFITRILPGLGHLYLQKPILGLLLLTSGLIIIGVDDFYSNLLLVSPLITALSIYHIYLIFPHKPRGGRWLLIFIMTGVIFTLGVTVNYYPQWLEKRFDKFLIPSKSMQPTLQINDIVFVQKFPDYVPTIGDIIVFTPSENIKQADPDVSDYYIKRIIATPGKKVKIKQGQVYLNDTPIQEPYIRESPQYQLKSMIIPADHYLVLGDNRNDSFDSHIWGLLPRDVIVGQAYKIGWPPKRIQSLDSHY
- a CDS encoding Rieske 2Fe-2S domain-containing protein, with product MTIYNTVSSQDNTFIIGGNDPNYFDWQEVWYPVHYIEDLDKTKPTSFTLLEKNIVIWWDENNSQWCVFDDQCPHRLAPLSQGRINESGCLECPYHGWAFSGQGNCEVIPQQKPEGKAEQSPRASVKTYPTKVAQGLLFVYAGKTENAPKTPIPLVDVLDEKSDEWVCINTFRDIPYDALTLMENVLDSSHIPYTHHKSVGNRSNVSPVDLEVVESGKWGFKGVWEEGPRKGTLGKQTTYFFAPGMMYHDLTSKQFGRTLTVVYATPIGKGKCRLFARFPFKFSSPIPKFFINLTPRWYSHIGQNGVLEDDQIFLHYQERYLEEKGGSPNVSKAFYLPTKADLFVFQLHSWINQYQAELFPKQSLSPALSSETLLDRYHSHTKHCSSCRTALKNLQRIKIGVAIATSVIWSLILILLLTFDNPSVWGMISLSVTVPLGVIIWFALSRLEKQFYQGREIPPRNLPDQ
- a CDS encoding PAP/fibrillin family protein yields the protein MSILTTRDAAKTALRDALQQYDGDVKHEVVKAKIEQLCELNPTVAPTHSDRLESAEWMLISAPSFPQGEKLPNGQYAYTLGRLAFNLFKPTNLKVVIDCVKQPILKLEEVNKFSHDIVVEFTVIDSDFPKLKGLIYNLGICYPDTDNTVQVEFTGGKLSPQPNQDLNLWKQVFNQEKSDNKGLKEAFTSFILKIIFGLVPPNAMNNQTGEITFEMKRSPKGKSSILYLDEEIRINKGDKGTVVVLQRSL
- a CDS encoding DUF748 domain-containing protein, which produces MTNIPPNPPPEPSEGSTSVLQKLYNFIKKPSTLITGGILVSLGVATYGGVSYFVYEKLSPLLSQQLSKALEREVRVGEVESFSLNHIRIGETSIPTTENDPDRLDLNGLKVKFNPLPLLIGQPLDINITIDDPNLYVEQNPSGKWLGFQEREQIEDIELDLPIDIDADIELNNANIALLPNGFKELIKVDADGTAGYRYRSNEEQEINYDLDVSLLNSSIAVQGETNIKSFQTQAELMISQLALPELAALIPNLPVTLKSGLVESNLNINVPSLEEIEGTEGNGNFQLSNVQAGLEALKVPIKLDLALDFNNKTVQFNETRFSLGEFVTDIKGSLNWQDGYNIDVDINPFLLKNVSNILKIELPVRLAGEVEGKIKVTGEIKNPVIAGTINNSKPLLIEKTRIEDLKTVFQANLNQINLKEFQVKPTAGGNITATGKVELGILKALEENKEINWQKMPIALGFEANVPGDELAQPYYQSPQNVSIGTLTAQGKIGGTLGDPKGKIEWSAPGVIRVSGENISGRGSILLGGKDILIRDTVLTSDEGNLTVRGLGNLEKKEWQTQIAANQFSLDLFVELACSFITCPQEVLTQAVTLTDGNIKIAGKLDDFSLESLQSQGNLRLQVGQGAIALETALSQGNITGTATVSNLPVDPYIPNLTVPVQLNRSNFNLSGSLTNIFQEGQLNINRLNVNGNAQLLVDGSPINANIEVGNGILTTIAEVGTINLNPIIPNLPVQSTLVSSDLVLTGNLNSLLSSLGNTPDISSFRGNAEAQLTVEGSPIQVVGNLGSGQVRGVVDLSRLSLDRVVPNLPVNVQLVDGQAVVSSNVQPLLSATPDLSTAQARVNLQLATANGTINTLTRLQNNQWTSQITASNLNPNLILSQIAPQVPQTDIDDLNAQISLSGSLASLFEENAILPINANNISIEADGQRLNARGNLFITNPLTNPDARANLSVEATSTLDDLPLIQLISALPVRRDFLPEELQLQGVGSFNGTLVGQNLLTAPTVPGNIRLTGDVTVRNLVFNDRAFEPLLTGQLNATLGETIALNLRGNEDVIAATLQPCTRQDCPAPYLPVAFELRQQAGDQAPIAVTGRLEGEELVARIEQFPLDIFRIAPGGDFGIPGFLSGEVQTEIVINPYTLEGRGRLVIDRPSIGFVEATQLTADVIYRDNIARLQNATLKLGQSLYAVQGSLNLESGDLTGQLNIDEGRLQDLFIALKLSTWSGNRNRY